A stretch of Kwoniella dendrophila CBS 6074 chromosome 2, complete sequence DNA encodes these proteins:
- a CDS encoding calcineurin subunit B, whose product MGAAESSMFNSLEKNSNFSQPELMRLKKRFMKLDKDGSGSIDKDEFLQIPQIANNPLAHRMIAIFDEDGSGTVDFQEFVGGLSAFSSKGGRDEKLRFAFKVYDMDRDGYISNGELYLVLKQMVGNNLKDQQLQQIVDKTIMEADKDGDGKLSFEEFTNMVASTDIVKQMTLEDLF is encoded by the exons atGGGTGCAGCTGAATCGTCAATGTTCAATTCCTTGGAAAAGAACTCGAATT TCTCTCAACCGGAACTTATGAGATTAAAAAAACGATTCATGAAGTTGGACAAAGATGGTTCAGGctcaattgataaagatgaatttttaCAGATTCCTCAAATTGCAAATAACCCTTTAGCACATAGAATGATAGcgatttttgatgaaga TGGAAGTGGTACAGTAGATTTCCAAGAATTCGTAGGGGGTTTAAGTGCTTTTAGTTCAAAAGGtggaagagatgaaaaattGCGTT TCGCATTTAAGGTATATGATATGGATAGAGATGGATACATCTCAAATGGTGAATTGTATTTAGTGTTGAAGCAGATGGTGGGAAACAACTTGAAA gatcaacaaTTACAGCAAATTGTGGATAAAACAATTATGGAAGCTGATAAAGACGG agatggtaaattatcatttgaagaattcACAAATATGGTAGCCAGTACAGATATtgtcaa GCAAATGACCCTCGAAGACTTGTTCTAG
- a CDS encoding 4-aminobutyrate transaminase produces MPSIASTSQIAPLASASKPLPLTTSTEGLQAIADKHITKGLGRLRDHVFKEGKGLRVLTTDNRKLLDFTSGIGVTSLGHAHPDVTAAIIAQAQSIIHVQCAIGLSEPYVQLVESLLTMMPDPSLDSFFFWNSGSEAIEAAIKVSRTKTKRNNIIVMQGGYHGRTSGAAALTRSKTSFFKGTGPLMPCVYTTPFPYWHAMGLPKETSEDVLVEQAILGLDNLLQQQTAPEDTAAIFLEPVIGEGGYVPTPHKYIKYLREICDKYGIILVVDEIQTGFCRTGKTFAIEHSNVKPDLMVFAKGFANGMPISGIVTRSEIMSCMQPGSLGGTYSGNVVACAAALATTRYMRTHDILGHVNERSEQIFKGLREIQADTENGGWMIEEVRGQGLMIAIEFKDPNSKLTRNHTRGEQVKLPGNINKLVQDECYDRNLLTLTTSIYPVLRLIPALILSSDEIDEMLSIMKESIKQVAKNIQGK; encoded by the exons ATGCCTTCAATCGCTTCAACTTCACAAATCGCTCCTCTTGCTTCAGCATCAAAGCCTTTGCCTTTGACAACCTCTACAGAAGGTCTTCAAGCTATTGCTGATAAGCACATtacaaaaggtttaggtagattaaGAGATCATGTTtttaaagaaggtaaaggattaaGAGTTCTTACTACT GATAATCGAAAATTACTCGATTTTACATCTGGTATCGGAGTAACATCATTAGGACATGCTCATCCAGATGTTACAGCAGCAATTATAGCACAAGCACAATCAATCATTCACGTACAATGTGCAATTGGTTTATCTGAACCTTATGTTCAATTAGTTGAATCTTTATTGACCATGATGCCTGATCCAAGTTTAGatagtttcttcttttggaattcaggttcagaagctattgaagctgCTATTAAAGTATCTAGAACTAAAACTAAAAGAAATAACATCATTGTTATGCAAGGTGGTTATCACG GACGTACGTCAGGTGCAGCTGCTTTGACAAGATCCAAAACGTCTTTCTTCAAAGGTACAGGACCACTAATG CCATGTGTCTACACTACACCTTTCCCATATTGGCATGCAATGggattacctaaagaaacATCTGAAGATGTTCTCGTTGAACAAGCTatattaggtttagataatttgttacaacaacaaactgCACCTGAAGATACAGCAGCTATATTTTTAGAACCTGTaataggtgaaggtggatatgtACCAACACCACataaatatatcaaatatctaAGAGAAATATGTGATAAATATGGTATAattttagttgttgatgaaattcaaaCAGGATTTTGTAGAACAGGAAAAACTTTTGCAATTGAACATTCAAAtgttaaacctgatttaATGGTTTTCGCAAAAGGTTTTGCCAATGGTATGCCAATTTCAGGTATCGTAACTAGAAGTGAAATTATGTCGTGTATGCAACCAGGTTCATTA GGAGGTACATACTCTGGTAATGTTGTAGCGTGTGCAGCAGCTTTAGCAACGACTAGATATATGAGAACACATGATATTTTAGGTCATGTAAATGAAAGATCTGAACAAATTTTTAAAGGTTTAAGAGAAATTCAAGCTGATACTGAAAATGGAGGATGGATGATTGAAGAAGTAAGAGGACAAGGT tTAATGATAGCAATTGAATTCAAAGATCCAAATTCCAAATTAACTCGAAATCATACAAGAGGTGAACAAGTTAAATTACCTGgaaatataaataaattagtTCAAGATGAATGTTATGATAGAAATTTATTAACTTTAACAACAAGTATTTATCCTGTTTTAAGATTAATTCCTGCATTAATCTTatcatcagatgaaattgatgaaatgttATCAATCATGAAAGAATCTATTAAACAAGTAGCTAAGAATATTCAAGGTAAATAA
- a CDS encoding haloacid dehalogenase, type II, with translation MPSVVFDVVGTCFSYDNGAEAVQARLGDKLKKYGIPSKLLFYAWVCGTERDYSYLSQIKQYKPFFEILSNTLKRVLFQAGIPAEDLEGDNFFTKEDVEYIRSEYLKLKARPGLKEMMKTLRDGGFEVWCCSDANIERVKGYFDHAGVEMPLDHILSADSVNAGKPEPAVYKYAREKAGSDQQGEVSVFAASHAWDCAAAKSAGFLTAYTTTYELDECVEIFGKSDLVAPDLISLGKGIVEKWGKK, from the exons ATGCCATCTGTAGTTT TTGACGTTGTAGGAACATGTT TCTCTTACGATAATGGAGCTGAAGCAGTTCAAGCTAGATTAGGAGATAAATTAAAGAAATATGgaataccatcaaaattattatttTATGCATGGGTTTGTGGTACAGAAAGAGAttattcatatttatcaCAAATTAAACAATATAAACcattttttgaaattttatCAAATACACTTAAAAGAGTTTTATTTCAAGCTGGTATACCtgcagaagatttagaaggtgataattTTTTCacaaaagaagatgttgaatataTTAGATCAGAATATTTAAAATTAAAAGCAAGACCTGgattaaaagaaatgatgaaaactTTAAGAGATGGTGGTTTTGAAGTTTGGTGTTGTTCAGATGCAAATATTGAAAGAGTTAAAGGTTATTTCGATCATGCAGGTGTAGAAATGCCTTTAGATCATATTTTATCTGCAGATTCTGTAAATGCAGGTAAACCAGAACCAGCAGTATATAAATACGCAAGAGAAAAAGCTGGTTCAGATCAACAAGGTGAAGTCTCCGTATTTGCTG CATCACACGCATGGGATTGCGCAGCTGCTAAATCAGCAGGTTTCCTTACTGCTTATACCACTACATATGAACTTGATGAATGTGTTGAAATTTTCggtaaatcagatttagtCGCACCAGATTTAATTTCCCTAGGTAAAGGTATCGTAGAAAAATGGGGTAAAAAGTAG
- a CDS encoding tartrate dehydrogenase yields the protein MNTIRTATRTTLPRAKILQPRHGLMYMSSIRQHKVAVIAGDGVGIEVTASTLDVLRTIQKKVGGFELKFDELDYGSARYKAKGSYAPEGWVEDLRKNDVIFFGAVGDPEVPDHISLWDLILPMRQNFQQYVNVRPSKILPGIPARITNINSHKDLDWLIIRENTEGEYSGQGGRTHKNTPWEIATETSIFTRKGVERCLRFAFEQAQKRPKKFLTVVSKSNAQRYGLVLWDEVAEIVSKDYPDVKWDKMLVDAMTVRMVTKPTSLDTIVTTNLHGDILSDLAAGLSGSIGIAHSLSLDPTRKSPSLFEPVHGAAFDIMGKNLANPIAAIMSSAEMLRWLGEEKAAQIIEKACEKSIEKGQTTGDLGGKLKTTEVTEAVIKLLEDQ from the exons ATGAACACAATTAGAACGGCAACCAGGACTACCTTACCAAGGGCTAAAATTCTTCAACCCAGGCATGGGTTGATGTATATGAGTTCCATCCGTCAACATAAGGTAGCAGTCATTGCTggtgatg GTGTCGGTATCGAAGTGACAGCTTCAACTCTGGATGTTCTTCGAACTATCCAGAAAAAAGTAGGAGGTTTTGAGCTGAAATTCGATGAACTTGATTACGGAA GTGCTCGTTATAAAGCTAAAGGATCATATGCTCCAGAAGGTTGGGTAGAAGATTTAAGAAAGAATGATGTAATATTTTTTGGTGCAGTTGGTGATCCAGAAGTACCTGATCATATATCATTATGGGATTTAATTTTACCTATGAGACAAAATTTTCAACAATATGTTAATGTTAGACCATCAAAAATTTTACCTGGTATACCAGCAAGAATAACAAATATAAATTCacataaagatttagattggTTAATTATAAGAGAAAatactgaaggtgaatattcTGGTCAAGGTGGTAGAACACATAAAAATACACCATGGGAAATCGCAACTGAAACTTCAATATTTACAAGAAAAGGTGTAGAAAGATGTTTAAGATTCGCTTTTGAACAAGCTCAAAAAAGACCAAAGAAATTTTTAACTGTAGTTAGTAAATCAAATGCTCAA AGATACGGTTTGGTACTTTGGGATGAAGTGGCTGAAATCGTATCGAAAGATTACCCCGATGTCAAATGGGATAAAATGCTT gttgACGCAATGACTGTACGAATGGTAACGAAACCCACATCACTTGATACCATTGTGACCACCAACTTGCATGGAGA TattttatcagatttagcAGCAGGTTTATCAGGATCAATTGGAATAGcacattcattatcattagatcCAACCCGAAAATCTCCTTCACTATTTGAACCAGTTCATGGAGCAGCATTTGATATTATGGGTAAAAATTTAGCTAATCCAATCGCAGCAATAATGTCCTCTGCTGAAATGTTAAGATGGTTAGGTGAAGAGAAAGCTGCAcaaataattgaaaaagcttgCGAAAAAAGTATTGAAAAAGGTCAGACtacaggtgatttaggtgggaAATTGAAAACTACCGAAGTTACTGAAGCTGTTATTAAACTTCTTGAAGATCAATAG